A stretch of Oryza brachyantha chromosome 4, ObraRS2, whole genome shotgun sequence DNA encodes these proteins:
- the LOC102712440 gene encoding extensin-like, with the protein MGGKAALVMALVAMSVVLEATADAGYGGGYTPTPKPAPKPEKPPHKPPHHHDKPPPKEHKPPSGHKPPAYTPPTYTPTPKPTPTPPTYTPTPPTYTPTPKPTPPTYTPTPKPTPPTYTPTPPTTYPKPTPPTYKPTPPTYPKPTPPTYKPSPPTYPKPTPPAYQPQPKPTPPTYPKPTPPAYQPHPKPTPTYPKPTPPTYPKPTPPTYPKPTPPAYPKPTPPTYQPHPKPTPTYPKPTPPTYPKPTPPTYQPHPKPTPSYPKPTPPAYPKPTPPAYPKPTPPTYQPHPKPTPSYPKPTPPTYPKPTPPAYPKPTPPAYQPHPKPNPPAYTPTPKPTPTPPTYTPAPPTYTPKPNPPYHKPPPTYTPGPPPPY; encoded by the coding sequence ATGGGTGGCAAAGCCGCTCTCGTGATGGCCCTCGTGGCCATGAGCGTGGTTCTGGAGGCCACGGCGGACGCCGGCTACGGCGGCGGGTACACCCCGACGCCGAAGCCCGCCCCGAAGCCGGAGAAGCCGCCGCACAAGCCGCCGCACCACCACGACAAGCCGCCACCCAAGGAGCACAAGCCGCCGTCCGGCCACAAGCCCCCGGCCTACACTCCGCCCACCTACACCCCGACGCCCAAGCCGACTCCGACTCCACCGACGTACACGCCGACACCGCCAACGTACACCCCTACTCCCAAGCCGACTCCTCCCACATACACGCCCACTCCTAAGCCGACTCCTCCGACGTACACTCCCACTCCTCCTACCACATACCCCAAGCCGACGCCGCCAACCTACAAGCCAACGCCTCCTACATACCCCAAGCCGACGCCGCCAACCTACAAGCCATCGCCTCCTACATACCCCAAGCCGACGCCGCCAGCGTACCAGCCCCAGCCGAAGCCAACACCTCCTACGTACCCcaagccgacgccgccggcgtacCAGCCGCACCCGAAGCCGACACCTACATACCCCAAGCCAACTCCTCCAACGTACCCTAAGCCTACTCCGCCAACCTACCCCAAGCCGACTCCTCCAGCGTACCCCAAGCCGACACCGCCAACGTACCAGCCGCACCCGAAGCCAACTCCTACGTACCCCAAGCCGACTCCTCCAACGTACCCCAAGCCGACGCCGCCAACGTACCAGCCGCACCCGAAGCCCACTCCATCGTACCCCAAGCCGACTCCGCCAGCCTACCCCAAGCCGACTCCTCCAGCGTACCCCAAGCCGACGCCGCCAACGTACCAGCCGCACCCGAAGCCCACTCCATCGTACCCCAAGCCGACTCCACCAACGTACCCCAAGCCGACTCCACCAGCGTACCCCAAGCCGACGCCGCCAGCGTACCAGCCGCATCCCAAGCCGAATCCTCCAGCCTACACTCCCACCCCGAAGCccacgcccacgccgccgACCTACACTCCGGCGCCGCCAACGTACACCCCGAAGCCGAACCCTCCCTACCacaagccgccgccgacctacacccccggcccgccgccgccgtactaA